In one window of Bacillota bacterium DNA:
- a CDS encoding sugar ABC transporter substrate-binding protein, whose protein sequence is MSFWAGIYTKELGGKGNVVIIQGPPGASIAIDRERGFREEIAKYPNIKIIAAQPADWQKEKAFAVMQSLLQRYKEIDGVFGINDSMAEGAALAAEQAGRLKGMSIWGLDGEKDALTMIEEGKLTGTVYTNCYEQGATAMRLVEYLLTSGLKPKDIKKTGVIQIAPVVVTKSTVANIKPEDRW, encoded by the coding sequence ATGTCATTTTGGGCCGGTATCTACACTAAGGAACTCGGGGGGAAAGGCAACGTTGTCATCATCCAGGGGCCTCCGGGGGCAAGTATAGCCATTGATAGGGAACGCGGCTTTAGGGAAGAGATAGCGAAGTATCCGAACATTAAGATCATAGCTGCACAACCAGCTGATTGGCAGAAAGAGAAGGCTTTTGCTGTAATGCAGAGTCTGCTGCAACGCTACAAGGAGATTGACGGCGTATTTGGCATCAACGATTCCATGGCCGAGGGAGCAGCGCTGGCCGCAGAACAGGCAGGCAGGCTCAAGGGGATGTCTATCTGGGGCCTCGATGGAGAAAAAGACGCGTTGACCATGATAGAAGAGGGCAAACTTACCGGAACGGTTTATACCAACTGCTATGAACAAGGCGCTACGGCCATGCGGCTTGTGGAGTATCTGCTAACGTCCGGCCTGAAACCGAAGGATATCAAAAAGACGGGTGTCATCCAGATCGCTCCAGTAGTTGTCACAAAGTCTACCGTTGCGAACATCAAACCTGAGGATCGCTGGTAA
- a CDS encoding DDE-type integrase/transposase/recombinase has translation MDNDKLRQEIASFRYGLISPIVSRQDLVLGETTALIREAASRHYVIPGSTRTRVGERTIERYLSMYREGGFDALMPMPRENSSRIPEELIDLAIALRRENPKRSIAAIIGMLEASGQVEPGYLKRSTLYDHFRRAGLTKPQMALKDTYRRYQAIHRNERWIGDTCHLTYLGELENPDKKHKVFLFAWMDDFSRKIVHAQLYNAERMPALEDSLKKAIITHGLPEQVYVDNGAIYSSLHFSKICARLGIHLSHSRPYRPQGRGKLERFFLTVQRGFLSELELLSRTSSIDIVKANDLFSSWLKIHYNDKPHSATKQAPSVRFDMDNHPIRQVDLTEIYEAFLVEETRKVDKTGIFSLQGQTYETSPELSGKTITVRFDPYDMRKIQVFSEGRSYGEAKPFDTPRHHVGKKPPSKEGVQEVPKPTNINPLTLTPREGLSYKDMLKG, from the coding sequence ATGGATAACGATAAACTCAGGCAGGAAATCGCATCGTTTCGCTACGGGCTCATCTCACCGATAGTATCGAGGCAGGACCTTGTTCTAGGGGAGACTACGGCGCTAATCCGAGAGGCAGCATCCCGGCATTATGTGATTCCAGGCAGCACCCGTACAAGAGTTGGGGAAAGGACAATTGAGCGTTATCTATCCATGTATAGGGAAGGAGGTTTTGATGCGCTTATGCCTATGCCAAGGGAGAATTCCAGCAGGATTCCTGAAGAGTTGATAGACCTTGCGATCGCCCTGAGGCGTGAAAACCCCAAGCGTTCCATTGCCGCAATCATAGGGATGCTGGAGGCCTCAGGCCAGGTGGAACCCGGATATCTCAAGCGGAGCACGCTATATGACCATTTCAGAAGGGCAGGGCTCACAAAACCGCAGATGGCCCTGAAGGATACCTACCGCCGCTACCAGGCCATACATCGCAACGAACGCTGGATCGGCGATACCTGCCACCTTACCTATCTTGGGGAGCTAGAGAATCCCGATAAAAAACACAAGGTATTTCTCTTTGCGTGGATGGATGATTTCTCTCGTAAGATAGTCCACGCCCAGCTCTACAATGCTGAGAGGATGCCGGCCCTGGAGGATAGCTTGAAGAAGGCCATCATAACCCATGGCCTGCCTGAACAGGTCTATGTTGACAATGGAGCGATCTACTCTAGCTTACACTTCTCAAAGATATGCGCAAGGCTCGGGATTCACCTTAGCCATTCACGGCCGTACCGCCCCCAAGGTCGCGGCAAATTGGAGAGGTTCTTTCTAACGGTCCAGAGAGGTTTCCTCTCCGAGCTCGAGCTTCTATCCAGGACGTCTTCAATCGACATAGTCAAGGCAAATGATCTCTTCTCATCGTGGCTCAAGATACACTACAACGATAAGCCCCATTCGGCCACAAAGCAGGCGCCGTCCGTAAGGTTCGATATGGACAATCACCCTATCCGCCAGGTGGATCTCACAGAGATATACGAGGCGTTCCTCGTGGAGGAGACGAGAAAGGTGGATAAGACAGGGATTTTCTCACTCCAAGGCCAGACTTACGAAACATCTCCGGAGCTTTCTGGCAAGACCATAACAGTCCGGTTTGATCCCTACGACATGAGAAAGATCCAGGTCTTCTCTGAAGGCAGGAGTTATGGGGAAGCAAAGCCGTTTGATACCCCAAGGCACCATGTGGGCAAGAAACCACCCTCCAAAGAGGGGGTCCAAGAAGTCCCAAAGCCAACCAATATCAATCCCCTTACGCTTACCCCTAGGGAGGGCCTCTCATACAAGGACATGCTCAAGGGGTGA